From the Lolium rigidum isolate FL_2022 chromosome 2, APGP_CSIRO_Lrig_0.1, whole genome shotgun sequence genome, one window contains:
- the LOC124687819 gene encoding putative 12-oxophytodienoate reductase 11 produces MSKYASKVPLLAPYKMGTFDLSHRVILAPLTRTRSFANVPRPHAILYYQQRTTKGGLLIAEATGVSDTAQGYKDTPGIWTKEQVEAWKPIVDGVHAKGGIFFCQIWHVGRVSNNTYQPNGQAPISSTNKSLKPMVIGEHTVATFSTPRSIETDEIPLVINDFRVAARNAIEAGFDGVEIHGAHGYLIDQFFKDQVNDRTDKYGGSLENRCRFALEVVQAVADEIGADKVGMRLSPFANYSESSDSNPEALGLYMAHALNKSGILYCHVVEPRMVTFGDKAKTPHSLRPMRDAFKGTFIVAGGYGREDGNTAVSSGYADLVAYGRLFLSNPDLPRRFEIDAPLNKYNRDTFYISDPVVGYTDYPFLPSDI; encoded by the exons GGTAATACTTGCACCACTGACAAGGACGCGATCCTTCGCTAATGTTCCCCGGCCTCATGCCATACTGTATTATCAACAGAGAACAACAAAAGGAGGCCTTTTGATTGCTGAGGCCACTGGAGTCTCGGACACTGCTCAGGG GTACAAAGATACTCCTGGCATTTGGACAAAGGAGCAGGTGGAAGCGTGGAAACCAATCGTAGATGGAGTTCATGCGAAGGGAGGGATATTTTTCTGTCAGATTTGGCATGTTGGAAGAGTCTCCAATAATA CCTATCAACCTAATGGACAAGCTCCAATCTCAAGCACCAATAAATCTCTAAAGCCTATGGTGATAGGCGAGCATACAGTGGCTACTTTCTCAACTCCTAGGTCAATAGAGACTGATGAGATCCCTTTGGTCATCAATGATTTCAGGGTAGCTGCTAGAAATGCAATTGAAGCTG GATTTGATGGTGTTGAGATCCATGGGGCTCATGGTTATTTGATTGATCAGTTCTTCAAGGACCAAGTCAACGACCGGACTGACAAATACGGCGGCAGCTTAGAGAATCGTTGCCGGTTTGCACTAGAAGTAGTCCAAGCCGTGGCCGATGAAATCGGCGCTGATAAGGTTGGGATGAGGCTCTCGCCCTTCGCAAACTACTCAGAATCATCAGACTCTAACCCAGAAGCTCTGGGCCTGTACATGGCACACGCGCTGAACAAATCTGGGATCCTGTACTGCCACGTTGTGGAGCCACGGATGGTAACGTTCGGGGACAAGGCTAAAACTCCCCACAGCCTTCGTCCCATGAGGGATGCTTTCAAGGGAACGTTTATAGTAGCCGGTGGCTATGGCAGGGAGGATGGGAACACAGCAGTCTCCAGTGGCTATGCCGATCTAGTTGCGTACGGGCGCTTGTTCTTGTCTAATCCTGACCTGCCTCGGAGGTTTGAGATCGATGCTCCTCTGAACAAGTACAATAGAGATACTTTCTACATCTCTGATCCAGTTGTCGGATACACTGACTACCCATTTCTTCCGTCCGATATCTAA